In Nitrospirota bacterium, the genomic window CATTCGTCACCTCTGCCATATTGATCTTCGAAACGATGTCGAATGAATTCTCTGCTGCCATGTGACACCTCCGGCGAAAATGAAGTGTGGCGAATTTTCAACGTGCATTTTTCGTTTTGCGATGATCCTTTCGTTTTGCGATGATCCTACTGTTCGATTACTTCCGTCCCCTTCGGCGCCGTGAACGTGAATTGCCTGTCATCCAGTCCCTCGTTTTCCCGCACGCCGGTAAAGCGTATTTCCGTTACGTTGCCGGACCGGTCATGGATCGTGAGGCCGGTGACGCGGCCGTTCTCGTCCGAGTCCAGCTGCAGTTTCCTCATGGCGGCCCCGGACTTCCTGGGAATCAATTCGAGCTGGCGGGGCGCCCTCGGGTCGGGCTGCAGAACGTCAAAATCATTGCGGATATGCGCCGCTCCGAGCAGGAACGCAACAGGGACGTTCATATGTTCGAAATCGGAGAAGGCCTTTTTGATCACCTGCTCGCTTTTCTTCGAATAGAAGAGCGCGGCCTTGCCGTCGATGAGGATGAGCTGCCCGTTCGCGTACTCGAGCTTGAGCTTGCCCGGCTTCTTGATCCAGAGCCTGCCTTCGAAGGTCTGTGTCTTGTCCAGCGTCTTGAGAAAGTTCTTCTGGATGACATTGGCCGTCAGGTCGCTGACGCCCTGATAATGCTTCTCGACGGAAAGAACGGCCTCGTCCACGCTCTGCGCGGGCAGGAGGGCGGGTGTGAGCACCGCGAGGCCCGCTGACGCGAGAATGATGAGAGCCTTGCTTGTCCGGGGGAGCCGTTTCATCACAGGTGCCATTATAGTATTAATTGCCATCCGGCGCAAGAACTGAGGATCGAACCTCTTCCCCTGTTGTACAAGTTTTCGTTGTGGAGGAAGTTGCCGTAGAAGGACTCCCGGAGCATGGTCCAGATATTAGGACCGAAGCGCCAGAACCCGACCAGCCACTCGCTTGATCGGGTAATTGCGCTCGCGGGGCCGCTGAAAAAAAGCGATGATGACAGCATTGCGTAGGCGAGGACGTTGGAGAACAGGACGGGGACGAGCAGGCGTACGTATCGCTTGGCAACGAGGGGCGCAAGCAGAACGTCCGACGTCCGGTCCTTGAAGAACTTGTAGCTCAGGACGAATCCGCTCAGGACGAAGAAGATGGAGACCGAGAAGTCGCCGTTGTACAGCACGTTGA contains:
- a CDS encoding acyltransferase family protein produces the protein MKKLGYLESLRGIAALVVVFAHYAVGFYPALFWPGADHAHTAGNVEFLIAGTPLNVLYNGDFSVSIFFVLSGFVLSYKFFKDRTSDVLLAPLVAKRYVRLLVPVLFSNVLAYAMLSSSLFFSGPASAITRSSEWLVGFWRFGPNIWTMLRESFYGNFLHNENLYNRGRGSILSSCAGWQLIL
- a CDS encoding outer membrane lipoprotein carrier protein LolA, with protein sequence MKRLPRTSKALIILASAGLAVLTPALLPAQSVDEAVLSVEKHYQGVSDLTANVIQKNFLKTLDKTQTFEGRLWIKKPGKLKLEYANGQLILIDGKAALFYSKKSEQVIKKAFSDFEHMNVPVAFLLGAAHIRNDFDVLQPDPRAPRQLELIPRKSGAAMRKLQLDSDENGRVTGLTIHDRSGNVTEIRFTGVRENEGLDDRQFTFTAPKGTEVIEQ